The Methanocaldococcus jannaschii DSM 2661 genome has a segment encoding these proteins:
- a CDS encoding AAA family ATPase, with product MLEKIREELNSYFLERREEIDIALTSILANEHTVFLGNPGVAKSQLIRAIASHINANYFEKLITRFTTEDELFGPLSIKELKDNDRFVRKTSGYLPTAEIAFLDEVFKANSSILNALLSIINERIYHNGDRIEKVPLISLFGASNELPEENELLAFYDRFLFRKVVRGIRSYENLSKLIDLEEEYKPKTIIDVEDVKKMQNEALKVDISNIKDDLIKIKLSLESEGIRISDRRFKKSVKAVKCFAYLNGKEKADENDLDILRHIYWNEPDEFYKVSVEIFKISNHFAGFALEQREILDSLMNEIKKINKDRIKLGGIEYRKCLEILGKLNSMSITLKDVKNKAIEANKPYELVEDVLKEVEGFKKYVEGLLKG from the coding sequence ATGCTTGAAAAAATCAGAGAGGAGTTAAACTCATATTTTTTAGAAAGGAGGGAGGAGATTGATATTGCTTTAACTTCAATCTTGGCTAATGAACATACTGTATTTTTAGGAAATCCAGGAGTAGCTAAATCACAATTAATTAGGGCTATAGCTTCCCATATAAACGCCAACTACTTTGAAAAACTTATAACAAGATTCACAACCGAAGATGAGTTATTCGGCCCTTTAAGCATTAAAGAGTTAAAGGATAATGACAGATTCGTTAGAAAAACATCTGGTTATCTACCAACTGCAGAAATAGCATTCTTAGATGAAGTTTTTAAGGCTAACAGTTCAATATTAAACGCTTTATTATCAATAATCAATGAGAGGATTTATCACAATGGAGATAGGATTGAGAAAGTTCCTTTGATAAGTTTATTCGGTGCTTCAAACGAACTACCAGAAGAGAATGAGTTATTAGCATTTTATGATAGATTTTTGTTTAGAAAAGTGGTTAGGGGAATAAGAAGCTATGAAAATCTCTCAAAGTTGATTGATTTAGAGGAAGAATATAAGCCAAAAACTATAATTGATGTTGAAGATGTTAAAAAAATGCAGAATGAAGCGTTAAAGGTTGATATTTCAAATATAAAAGATGATTTAATTAAAATAAAATTGTCTCTTGAAAGTGAGGGAATAAGAATCTCTGACAGGAGATTTAAGAAGTCAGTTAAAGCAGTTAAGTGCTTTGCCTATCTAAACGGCAAAGAAAAAGCTGATGAAAATGATTTAGACATTTTGAGGCATATCTATTGGAATGAGCCAGATGAGTTCTATAAGGTTTCAGTAGAAATTTTTAAAATATCAAATCACTTTGCTGGATTTGCATTAGAACAGAGGGAAATTTTAGACAGCTTAATGAATGAGATAAAGAAAATCAACAAAGATAGAATTAAATTGGGAGGAATAGAATATAGAAAATGCCTTGAGATTTTAGGGAAGTTGAATAGCATGTCCATAACTTTAAAAGATGTTAAAAATAAAGCAATTGAGGCTAACAAACCTTATGAACTTGTTGAAGATGTTTTAAAAGAGGTAGAGGGCTTTAAAAAGTATGTTGAAGGGTTATTGAAGGGATAA
- a CDS encoding deoxyhypusine synthase produces the protein MHPGYTNRAKPYGCKRDPKDIVLKESEDIEGIAIEGPWLEDDISLEEIIKKYYLKIGFQASHIGKAIKIWKHIEEKRKKGDEITVFFGYTSNIVSSGLREIIAYLVKHKKIDIIVTTAGGVEEDFIKCLKPFILGDWEVDGKMLREKGINRIGNIFVPNDRYIAFEEYMMEFFEEILNLQRETGKIITASEFCYKLGEFMDKKLKSKEKEKSILYWAYKNNIPIFCPAITDGSIGDMLYFFKKYNKDEELKIDVANDIVKLNDIAINSKETACIVLGGSLPKHSIINANLFREGTDYAIYVTTALPWDGSLSGAPPEEGVSWGKIGAKADYVEIWGDATIIFPLLVYCVMK, from the coding sequence ATGCATCCCGGGTATACCAATAGGGCGAAGCCCTATGGTTGTAAGAGAGATCCAAAGGATATCGTGCTTAAGGAGAGTGAAGATATTGAAGGGATAGCAATTGAAGGTCCTTGGTTAGAGGATGATATAAGCTTAGAAGAAATAATTAAGAAATACTACCTAAAAATTGGGTTTCAAGCATCACATATTGGAAAAGCAATAAAAATCTGGAAACATATTGAAGAGAAAAGAAAAAAAGGAGATGAAATAACGGTATTTTTTGGATATACATCAAATATTGTATCTTCTGGATTGAGAGAGATTATAGCATACCTTGTAAAACATAAAAAGATTGATATTATCGTTACAACAGCTGGAGGAGTTGAAGAAGATTTTATAAAATGCTTAAAGCCTTTTATATTGGGAGATTGGGAAGTAGATGGAAAAATGTTAAGAGAGAAGGGAATAAATAGAATTGGAAACATCTTTGTCCCAAATGACAGATATATAGCGTTTGAAGAATATATGATGGAATTTTTTGAAGAAATTTTAAATTTACAGAGAGAGACTGGAAAAATCATTACAGCAAGTGAATTTTGCTATAAATTAGGAGAATTTATGGATAAAAAATTAAAAAGTAAAGAAAAGGAAAAATCAATATTATATTGGGCATATAAAAACAACATCCCAATATTCTGCCCAGCAATAACAGATGGTTCAATTGGAGACATGCTATATTTCTTTAAAAAGTATAATAAAGATGAAGAGTTGAAAATAGATGTTGCCAACGATATTGTAAAGCTAAATGATATAGCCATAAACTCTAAGGAGACAGCATGTATTGTTTTAGGTGGTTCTCTGCCAAAGCATAGCATTATAAATGCAAATCTATTTAGAGAAGGAACAGATTATGCAATATATGTCACCACTGCCTTGCCTTGGGATGGTTCTTTAAGCGGAGCTCCACCTGAAGAAGGTGTATCGTGGGGAAAAATTGGGGCTAAGGCGGATTATGTTGAAATTTGGGGAGATGCAACAATAATATTCCCATTATTGGTTTATTGTGTGATGAAGTGA
- the sla gene encoding S-layer protein Sla, whose protein sequence is MAMSLKKIGAIAVGGAMVATALASGVAAEVTTSGFSDYKELKDILVKDGQPNCYVVVGADAPSTMDVVSAADIAAKIGSLCYKEGTVEDGSADITVHAEANSDDFDLKKDWNNSAMPANAYALFVAASDGDYSEKFENDTGKPSFMDNGVLGDADKINKTVDLGDIATMMKVDDVDPSDWYDSDDDAGEIVMVELKNDTSDGFTVYKKNMLYETLVYKDDEENFANTTKMEEGMRIPFLGKEMVVVDIDKDDDAIYLGTPVYDGIIKEGETYDLGNGYQVKIKAILKTTVNNTDVYKVDVQILKDGKVVAEKYDKAPLELEYKDDVGVTVHKAWENVGGDYGYAELVISKDLKKLELDEEYVTDWKAYAVLNDNGTMKLEDDLNDNNVDKVVGIALRYDGDKLDDLDSGDEVDILDYVKFKLDDEDSNDKLKVYFSMDKDVDATLNIGEKVKALNAEVKLKDIKANAVEPVSLTAPIAKLDTEVSLDTADKNLVLVGGPVANKLTKELVDAGKLALDNNSPATIALIPDAANGHDVIVVAGGDREKTREAALELIKNL, encoded by the coding sequence ATGGCAATGAGCTTAAAGAAAATCGGTGCTATTGCAGTTGGAGGGGCAATGGTTGCTACAGCTTTAGCAAGTGGAGTTGCTGCTGAAGTAACAACATCAGGATTCAGTGACTACAAAGAGTTAAAAGATATATTAGTTAAAGATGGACAGCCAAACTGCTATGTTGTTGTAGGTGCTGATGCTCCATCAACAATGGACGTTGTTTCAGCTGCTGATATTGCTGCTAAAATAGGAAGCTTATGCTACAAAGAAGGAACAGTTGAAGATGGAAGTGCTGACATAACCGTTCATGCAGAAGCTAATTCCGATGACTTCGACTTAAAGAAAGATTGGAACAATAGTGCAATGCCTGCAAATGCATACGCATTATTCGTTGCTGCATCAGATGGAGACTATTCAGAAAAATTCGAAAATGATACTGGAAAACCATCATTTATGGACAATGGTGTTTTAGGCGATGCTGACAAAATAAACAAAACTGTTGATTTAGGAGATATTGCAACAATGATGAAAGTTGATGATGTTGACCCATCAGACTGGTATGACAGTGATGATGATGCAGGAGAAATTGTAATGGTCGAATTAAAGAACGATACTAGTGATGGATTCACTGTCTATAAAAAGAACATGTTATATGAAACATTAGTTTATAAAGATGATGAAGAGAACTTTGCTAACACAACAAAAATGGAAGAAGGTATGAGAATTCCATTCTTAGGAAAAGAGATGGTTGTTGTTGATATTGACAAAGATGATGATGCAATATACTTAGGTACTCCAGTATATGATGGAATCATAAAAGAAGGAGAAACTTACGATTTAGGAAATGGATACCAAGTCAAAATAAAAGCAATATTAAAAACTACTGTAAATAACACTGATGTCTATAAAGTAGATGTCCAAATATTAAAAGATGGAAAAGTTGTAGCAGAAAAATATGATAAGGCTCCATTAGAATTAGAATACAAAGATGACGTTGGTGTAACAGTCCATAAAGCTTGGGAAAATGTTGGTGGAGATTACGGATATGCAGAATTAGTTATTTCAAAAGACCTTAAAAAATTAGAACTTGACGAAGAATACGTAACTGATTGGAAAGCATACGCTGTATTAAACGATAATGGAACAATGAAATTAGAAGATGACTTAAATGATAACAATGTAGATAAAGTTGTAGGTATTGCTTTAAGATACGATGGAGATAAATTAGACGACTTAGATAGTGGAGACGAAGTAGATATTTTAGACTATGTTAAGTTTAAATTAGATGACGAAGATTCAAATGACAAATTAAAAGTATACTTCTCAATGGACAAAGATGTTGATGCTACATTAAACATTGGAGAGAAAGTAAAAGCACTCAACGCAGAAGTTAAATTAAAAGATATAAAAGCTAATGCAGTTGAACCAGTTTCATTAACAGCACCAATCGCTAAGTTAGATACAGAAGTTAGCTTAGACACAGCTGACAAAAACTTGGTCTTAGTTGGAGGACCGGTTGCAAACAAATTAACAAAAGAGTTAGTTGATGCTGGAAAATTAGCATTAGACAACAACAGCCCAGCAACAATCGCACTCATTCCAGATGCTGCAAACGGACATGATGTAATTGTTGTTGCTGGTGGAGACAGAGAGAAGACAAGAGAAGCTGCTTTAGAGTTAATCAAAAACCTCTAA
- the moaA gene encoding GTP 3',8-cyclase MoaA has protein sequence MKDKFGREIRSLRISITNKCNLQCFYCHREGHDSNNDRYMTPEEIGIIAKTSTKFGVKKIKISGGEPLLRKDVCEIIENIKDERIKDISLTTNGILLENLAEKLKDAGLNRVNVSLDTLNPELYKKITKFGDVERVINGIKKAIDVSLTPLKVNFLAMSINIKDLPDIMEFCRDIGAILQIIEFIPLKEELKGYYYNISPIENEIKEKADKVITRNFMQNRKKYIVDGLEIEFVRPMDNSEFCMHCTRIRLTYDGYLKPCLLRDDNLVDVLTPLRKGENLEPYFIECINRREPYFKIK, from the coding sequence ATGAAAGATAAATTTGGTAGGGAAATTAGGTCTCTTAGAATTTCTATAACAAATAAATGCAATTTACAGTGCTTTTATTGCCATAGAGAGGGGCATGATTCAAATAACGATAGATATATGACTCCAGAAGAAATTGGGATTATAGCAAAGACATCAACAAAATTTGGAGTTAAAAAAATAAAAATCTCTGGTGGGGAGCCATTACTGAGGAAAGATGTTTGTGAAATTATTGAAAATATCAAAGATGAAAGAATAAAAGACATTTCTTTAACAACCAATGGAATCCTTTTAGAAAATTTAGCTGAAAAACTTAAAGATGCTGGGCTAAATAGAGTTAATGTGAGCTTAGACACATTAAATCCCGAATTATATAAAAAAATTACAAAATTTGGAGATGTTGAGAGAGTAATAAATGGGATAAAGAAAGCAATAGATGTTAGCTTAACCCCTTTAAAGGTCAATTTTTTAGCAATGAGTATAAATATTAAAGATTTACCAGATATTATGGAATTTTGTAGGGATATTGGGGCTATTTTACAAATTATTGAATTCATCCCTTTGAAAGAAGAGCTTAAGGGCTATTATTATAACATCTCTCCAATAGAAAATGAAATTAAAGAAAAAGCTGATAAAGTTATTACAAGAAACTTCATGCAGAATAGGAAAAAATATATCGTTGATGGATTGGAAATAGAGTTCGTAAGGCCTATGGATAATAGTGAGTTTTGCATGCACTGCACAAGGATAAGATTAACTTATGATGGCTATTTAAAACCATGTTTGTTGAGGGATGATAACTTAGTTGATGTATTAACTCCATTAAGAAAAGGAGAGAATTTAGAACCATATTTTATTGAATGTATAAATAGAAGAGAGCCATACTTCAAGATTAAGTAG
- a CDS encoding TIGR00296 family protein, with product MRLLTLEEGTFAVRYARAVIENYLAGKKIVIESYPEVFNEKRGCFCTLHTYPDKELRGCIGIPEPIMPLIEALEEAAISAATKDPRFPPVTLEEMDSIVVEVSILTPPELIKVNHPKEYLEKIKIGRDGLIIEYGFYRGLLLPQVPVEYGWDVEEYLAHLCLKAGLPPDMWLAEGVKIYRFEAQIFEEVEPRGEVIEKKLL from the coding sequence ATGAGACTATTAACCTTAGAAGAAGGAACTTTTGCTGTAAGATATGCAAGAGCAGTTATAGAAAATTATTTGGCTGGTAAAAAAATAGTTATAGAGAGTTATCCAGAGGTATTTAATGAAAAAAGGGGATGTTTTTGCACATTACATACTTATCCAGATAAAGAACTTAGAGGTTGTATAGGGATTCCAGAACCAATAATGCCATTAATTGAGGCTTTAGAGGAGGCAGCAATAAGTGCGGCAACAAAAGACCCAAGGTTTCCTCCAGTAACATTGGAAGAGATGGATAGCATCGTGGTTGAGGTAAGTATATTAACTCCTCCAGAACTTATTAAAGTTAATCATCCAAAAGAGTATTTGGAAAAAATAAAAATTGGTAGAGATGGCTTAATTATTGAATATGGCTTTTATAGAGGGCTTTTATTGCCACAAGTGCCAGTAGAGTATGGATGGGATGTTGAAGAGTATTTAGCTCATCTCTGCTTAAAAGCTGGACTACCACCAGATATGTGGCTGGCTGAGGGAGTTAAGATTTATAGGTTTGAAGCTCAAATATTTGAAGAGGTTGAGCCAAGAGGAGAAGTTATTGAGAAAAAATTGCTTTAG
- a CDS encoding archaetidylserine decarboxylase, with translation MGKYKKFFAIAVCSLLLFTVYFYRDPDRVITKGNNIILSPADGTVEYIKFYENGNPEVFKDGNCYVLNVSRYFPNGCYVVGIFMSPLDVHVNRAPIGGRIVYIKHIDGSFYPAFLEGVEKINERNIVIIKNGSEYVGVVQIAGFVARRCWLSIKEGECINMGQKIGMIKLGSQTAVIIPANYNITVKVGERVYAGQTIIAVKRTDN, from the coding sequence ATGGGAAAATATAAAAAATTCTTCGCCATAGCTGTTTGTTCTCTACTGTTATTTACTGTTTATTTTTATAGAGACCCAGATAGAGTAATAACAAAAGGAAATAACATAATTTTATCTCCAGCTGATGGGACTGTTGAATATATAAAATTCTACGAAAATGGAAATCCAGAGGTTTTTAAAGATGGGAATTGTTATGTTTTAAATGTTTCAAGATACTTCCCAAACGGATGCTATGTTGTTGGTATCTTCATGTCTCCGTTGGATGTGCATGTTAATAGAGCTCCGATAGGTGGGAGGATAGTATATATAAAACATATTGATGGTAGTTTTTACCCTGCATTCTTAGAAGGTGTGGAGAAGATAAATGAGAGAAATATAGTGATTATAAAAAATGGTTCTGAATATGTTGGAGTGGTTCAAATAGCCGGATTTGTTGCAAGGAGATGCTGGTTAAGCATAAAAGAGGGAGAATGTATTAATATGGGGCAAAAAATAGGAATGATAAAACTTGGTTCTCAAACAGCAGTAATAATCCCAGCCAACTACAATATAACAGTTAAAGTAGGAGAGAGGGTGTATGCAGGACAAACAATTATTGCAGTTAAAAGAACAGATAATTAA
- the mfnD gene encoding tyramine--L-glutamate ligase translates to MILFFEYALASGFEDKNILKEGKMMFDTLLKQFLEIDKVISLLYKDFVDNYIDFKNLEIVKIKKENEIENKLKSLLKSENIDYALVVAPEDEDILYNLTKIIESYPVKNLGCSSEAIKIAGNKYLTYLAIKDAVKTPKTFPPKKYVVKKIDSCGGKFNLFDENFLIQEFIDGENLSVSLIVGKKIHPLSLNRQYIDKRGFVGGEVNINHKLKDKIFNEAIKAVKCINGLNGYVGVDVIVNNDGIYIIEINPRITTTIYGLKTNPSLAELLIKNANNEELKFKVKGEKFTIDK, encoded by the coding sequence TTGATATTATTTTTCGAATATGCCCTTGCGTCTGGTTTTGAGGATAAAAACATTTTAAAAGAAGGGAAAATGATGTTTGATACACTATTAAAGCAATTTTTGGAGATTGATAAAGTTATATCTTTACTCTATAAAGATTTTGTTGATAATTATATAGATTTTAAAAACCTTGAAATAGTTAAGATTAAAAAAGAAAATGAAATTGAAAATAAGCTAAAATCTCTCTTAAAATCTGAAAATATTGATTATGCATTAGTTGTAGCTCCAGAAGATGAAGACATTTTATATAATTTAACAAAAATCATTGAAAGTTATCCAGTAAAAAATCTTGGATGTTCTTCTGAAGCAATAAAAATAGCTGGAAACAAATATTTAACTTACTTAGCAATAAAAGATGCCGTAAAGACACCAAAAACATTTCCACCAAAAAAATATGTAGTAAAAAAGATAGATAGCTGTGGAGGGAAATTTAATTTATTTGATGAGAATTTTTTAATTCAGGAATTTATTGATGGAGAAAATCTATCTGTCTCTTTGATTGTTGGTAAAAAAATCCATCCATTATCTTTAAATAGGCAGTATATTGATAAGAGGGGCTTTGTTGGTGGAGAGGTGAATATTAATCATAAATTAAAAGATAAAATATTTAACGAAGCAATTAAAGCAGTTAAATGCATAAATGGCTTAAATGGATATGTTGGTGTTGATGTAATAGTAAATAATGACGGTATATACATTATAGAAATAAATCCAAGAATCACAACAACAATTTATGGGCTAAAAACAAACCCAAGTTTGGCAGAGTTATTAATTAAAAATGCAAACAATGAAGAACTAAAATTTAAAGTAAAGGGAGAAAAATTTACAATAGACAAATAA
- a CDS encoding OB-fold nucleic acid binding domain-containing protein — MKLTEKNITLFALTCFVIISTTWLFLNPIQPKEKHIAEIKEGDYVVIKGYIQEMYVKRDKYRHVINISRIVINDGTGNLDVVAFGKTREELLTYILSYNPMIKEGDYIEVKGRVTLYKGKYEIILNNIKDFKLLKKNNFERDIYLSPTPTGIYASKYGKKYHTSKNCPYGKRLKEENIIYFYSEDDAKALGYEKCKWCEEHGG, encoded by the coding sequence ATGAAACTAACTGAAAAAAACATTACTTTATTTGCTCTAACTTGTTTTGTAATTATATCTACTACGTGGCTATTTTTAAACCCAATTCAACCAAAAGAAAAGCATATAGCTGAAATAAAAGAAGGAGATTATGTCGTTATAAAAGGATATATCCAAGAGATGTATGTTAAAAGAGATAAATATAGACACGTTATTAATATTTCAAGAATTGTTATAAATGATGGCACTGGAAATTTGGATGTTGTTGCTTTTGGTAAGACAAGAGAAGAACTTTTAACCTACATACTAAGCTATAATCCTATGATTAAAGAAGGAGATTATATCGAAGTTAAAGGAAGGGTAACCTTATATAAGGGGAAGTATGAAATAATTTTAAATAATATTAAGGATTTCAAACTTCTAAAAAAGAATAACTTTGAGAGAGATATTTATCTATCTCCAACACCAACAGGTATCTACGCTTCAAAGTATGGAAAAAAATACCACACTTCAAAAAACTGTCCTTATGGAAAAAGATTAAAAGAGGAAAATATAATATATTTTTATTCTGAAGATGATGCAAAGGCACTTGGTTATGAAAAATGTAAGTGGTGTGAAGAACATGGTGGTTAA
- a CDS encoding vWA domain-containing protein, translating to MKNIIKHDAYDKKAYERFLKNSKYLQKLISYYSQYHPIHEKLAEDTFYAFFKYVVEFNEYVEEKFKINKAILEGAIKNIEYEKSKLLTELDEVNAGTATIMFCEKFFENLKLAKLNKELKKFASEGKGEGLEDKLKEIAKNTMKDIAEEVSEVIQGFNAVENFGKGEGDKKLLSPEDRIKLADKILQNKKIREIVKKLGKLRLLAINEYKSKIKHYSGEIYSTKIGRDLKHLLPKEIVNLSDEILYYDFLRRFVDKKLLIYDIQNKLEKQKGPIIILLDHSGSMYGDREIWGKAVALSIIEIAKRENRDIYYIAFDDGVRFEKKINPKTITFDEIIEIASLYFGGGTNFIMPLNRAMSIIKEHETFKNADILLITDGYAEVNDVFLKEFDKFKNEYNAKLISVFVETFPTETLKAISDEVIKVYDLADEEARKIYKSIS from the coding sequence ATGAAAAACATTATAAAGCACGATGCTTATGATAAAAAGGCTTATGAGAGATTTTTAAAGAACAGCAAATATTTGCAAAAACTCATTAGTTATTATTCTCAATATCATCCAATTCATGAAAAATTGGCTGAAGACACATTTTATGCATTCTTTAAATATGTTGTTGAATTCAATGAGTATGTTGAAGAAAAATTTAAGATAAACAAGGCTATATTAGAGGGAGCTATAAAAAATATTGAGTATGAGAAGAGTAAGCTATTAACTGAACTGGATGAGGTAAATGCTGGAACTGCCACAATAATGTTCTGTGAGAAATTCTTTGAAAACTTAAAACTTGCAAAACTAAATAAAGAGTTAAAGAAATTTGCATCTGAAGGAAAAGGAGAGGGGTTAGAGGATAAATTAAAAGAAATAGCCAAAAATACTATGAAAGATATAGCAGAGGAGGTTTCTGAAGTTATACAAGGATTCAATGCCGTTGAAAACTTTGGGAAAGGGGAGGGAGATAAAAAGCTACTATCGCCAGAGGATAGGATAAAGTTGGCAGATAAAATCTTGCAAAACAAAAAGATTAGAGAGATTGTTAAAAAACTTGGTAAGTTGAGATTGTTGGCTATAAATGAATATAAATCAAAGATTAAGCACTACTCTGGAGAAATTTATTCAACAAAAATTGGGAGGGATTTAAAGCATCTACTTCCAAAAGAAATCGTCAATCTTTCAGATGAGATTCTATATTATGACTTTTTAAGAAGATTCGTTGATAAAAAGCTCTTAATCTATGATATTCAGAATAAGTTGGAGAAGCAGAAAGGACCTATAATTATTTTATTAGACCACAGTGGTTCAATGTATGGAGATAGGGAGATTTGGGGGAAGGCCGTTGCTTTATCCATAATAGAGATTGCCAAGAGGGAAAATAGAGATATCTACTACATTGCCTTTGATGATGGAGTTAGATTTGAGAAGAAGATAAATCCAAAAACTATAACATTTGATGAAATAATTGAAATAGCATCATTATATTTTGGTGGAGGAACAAACTTTATAATGCCGTTGAATAGGGCTATGAGTATAATAAAAGAGCATGAGACATTTAAAAATGCTGACATCTTGCTTATAACTGACGGTTATGCTGAAGTGAATGATGTATTTTTAAAAGAGTTTGATAAGTTTAAAAATGAGTATAATGCTAAATTAATCTCTGTGTTTGTTGAAACATTCCCAACTGAAACTTTAAAGGCTATTTCTGATGAGGTAATAAAGGTTTATGATTTGGCAGATGAAGAGGCAAGGAAGATTTATAAATCTATATCTTAA
- a CDS encoding ATP-binding protein gives MKIAITGKGGVGKTFIASTLMRLFEKNGFKVIGVDCDPNPTLALAFGVEEEIVPLSKRHDIIEERTGAKPGTYGNIFKINPKVDDLIDKVGYKIGNITLLVMGTIEEGGEGCVCPASVLLRRLLRHLILKRDEVVILDMEAGIEHFGRKTIDTVDLMLIVIEPTKKSLITAKRMKKLANDLGIKNLGVIVNKVRNEDKELLKDIIKEELGLEVLGFVPYDEEVIKSEFLGKPINLDSKAAKEIEKIFNYIIKLKNTT, from the coding sequence ATGAAAATAGCAATAACTGGAAAAGGAGGAGTAGGAAAAACATTTATTGCTTCAACATTAATGAGATTATTTGAAAAAAATGGATTTAAAGTTATTGGAGTTGACTGTGATCCAAACCCTACATTGGCATTAGCTTTTGGAGTTGAGGAAGAGATAGTTCCATTATCAAAAAGACATGACATAATAGAGGAAAGAACTGGAGCTAAACCAGGGACTTATGGAAATATTTTTAAAATAAATCCAAAAGTTGATGATTTAATAGATAAAGTTGGCTATAAAATAGGAAACATAACTCTCTTGGTTATGGGAACTATTGAAGAAGGGGGGGAGGGTTGTGTTTGTCCAGCCTCTGTTTTATTGAGAAGATTGTTAAGGCACTTAATTTTAAAGAGAGATGAAGTTGTTATCTTAGATATGGAAGCAGGAATTGAACATTTCGGAAGAAAAACAATAGATACTGTTGATTTAATGTTAATTGTTATAGAACCAACAAAAAAATCTCTAATAACTGCAAAGAGAATGAAAAAATTAGCTAATGATTTAGGAATAAAAAACTTAGGAGTTATTGTTAATAAAGTAAGGAATGAAGATAAAGAGTTACTAAAAGATATTATTAAAGAGGAACTTGGTTTAGAAGTTTTAGGATTTGTTCCTTATGATGAAGAAGTTATAAAAAGTGAATTCTTAGGAAAACCTATTAACTTAGATTCAAAAGCTGCAAAAGAGATTGAAAAAATATTCAACTATATCATAAAATTAAAAAATACTACTTAA
- the cobJ gene encoding precorrin-3B C(17)-methyltransferase codes for MLYVVGIGSGNERHFTKEAEEILNKVDLIVCYKNYKKFVERLNKPIYTTGMTREIDRVDYALKEAKDKDVALVSSGDATIYGLASLAYEINAVKGYNVDIKVVPGITACSLASAILGSPLNHDFVVISFSDLLTPLETILKRFRCALEGDFVICIYNPLSKRRKEPFLKAMEILAEFAKDKDYIIGIVKNAGRNKEEVVITNFKDLYKNLEKYLEFIDMNTILIIGNSSTKIINGKMITPRGYLDKYKI; via the coding sequence ATGCTGTATGTTGTAGGTATAGGAAGCGGTAATGAGAGGCATTTTACAAAAGAGGCTGAGGAGATTTTAAATAAAGTGGATTTAATAGTGTGTTATAAAAATTACAAAAAGTTTGTTGAGAGGCTTAACAAGCCAATATATACAACTGGAATGACAAGGGAAATTGATAGAGTTGATTATGCCTTAAAAGAGGCTAAAGATAAAGATGTTGCATTAGTTTCAAGTGGTGATGCAACAATTTATGGCTTAGCTTCGTTAGCTTATGAGATAAACGCAGTTAAAGGTTATAACGTAGATATAAAGGTTGTTCCAGGGATAACCGCATGTTCATTAGCTTCAGCAATCTTAGGAAGTCCGTTAAATCATGATTTTGTTGTTATAAGCTTTAGTGATTTATTAACCCCTTTAGAGACAATATTAAAGAGGTTTAGATGTGCGTTAGAGGGAGATTTTGTTATATGCATATACAATCCACTAAGTAAAAGGAGGAAAGAACCATTCTTAAAAGCTATGGAAATATTGGCTGAGTTTGCAAAGGATAAAGATTATATAATTGGGATAGTTAAAAATGCTGGTAGAAATAAAGAAGAAGTTGTAATTACAAACTTCAAAGATCTTTATAAAAACTTAGAAAAATACTTGGAGTTTATAGACATGAATACAATATTAATCATTGGTAATTCTTCAACAAAGATTATCAATGGCAAGATGATTACACCAAGAGGCTATTTAGATAAATATAAAATTTAG